The Sphaeramia orbicularis chromosome 16, fSphaOr1.1, whole genome shotgun sequence genome window below encodes:
- the LOC115435895 gene encoding B-cell receptor CD22-like isoform X4, with protein sequence MAGALNILLTICLLHGVLSADFQIFLPETIEAVAGSCVTIPCSFEIQDKYEKYLNDTCVAIWRKGNNWSSAQDVTSRFIIKATTGDLKNKICTSTMNNIQIADGGSYFFRVQCNNALKYTFYSSVNINVKADPPKPTLSPSELEVEEGASVSLQCSAPAPCPSLRPTVTWTPSLGTSQETLMDNQDKTKVIKSVLNFTASHLHHGQRFSCTAVYRREDNRNVSSVSQRLSAHVKYRPEDTKVSVSPSGPVQEGTNVVLKCSSDANPAVQIYTWYRADPQHETLIHTGPDLTITASRNTGAFLCQAENDLGTGRSNKTNIDVQYVPKDTKVLVSPSGPAQEGTNVVLKCSSDANPAVQIYTWYRADPQHETLIHTGPDLTITASRNTGAFLCQAQSDLGTGRSNKTNIDVQFAPQILSSSNCTKAAATVSCSCSTVGNPSPRLQWYLDGLSVTHSDKVDISSESLNGTGLRSTITVNLPQELDLSTLFCHSSNSVGSTVRQLNVNSFEQQTYSRFGQGLFPVILAVAVVSLSMNVFYTIYMISLRRKSKQNVMPSEEDTTYMSLDRRDVSPEYGVIGQLPT encoded by the exons ATGGCTGGAGCTCTGAATATCCTCCTCACTATCTGTCTGCTGCATG GTGTCTTAAGTGCAGACTTTCAGATCTTTTTGCCAGAGACAATAGAGGCTGTAGCTGGATCCTGTGTGACCATACCCTGTTCCTTTGAAATACAagacaaatatgaaaaatacttaAATGATACATGTGTAGCAATATGGAGAAAAGGAAACAATTGGAGTTCTGCACAAGATGTCACATCAAGATTTATCATAAAAGCAACAACAGGagacttaaaaaacaaaatctgcaCCTCAACTATGAATAATATACAAATTGCAGATggtggttcatattttttcagagtACAATGCAACAATgcactgaaatatactttttattcAAGTGTGAATATTAATGTCAAAG CTGATCCTCCTAAACCGACTCTGTCTCCGTCTGaactggaggtggaggagggggcctCAGTGAGTCTGCAGTGCTCTGCTCCAGCTCCCTGTCCATCTCTTCGTCCGACTGTGACGTGGACCCCCAGTCTGGGAACCAGTCAGGAGACACTGATGGACAATCAGGACAAAACTAAAGTCATAAAGTCTGTTCTGAATTTTACTGCCTCTCACCTCCACCACGGACAGAGGTTCTCCTGCACTGCTGTCTACAGGAGAGAAGACAACAGGAATGTGTCGTCTGTTAGCCAAAGACTATCAGCTCATGTTAAAT ACCGACCCGAAGACACCAAAGTCTCGGTCAGTCCATCTGGTCCAGTTCAAGAGGGCACTAATGTGGTTCTGAAATGCAGTAGTGATGCCAACCCAGCAGTACAGATCTACACATGGTACAGAGCTGATCCACAACATGAGACTCTAATCCACACCGGACCTGATTTAACCATTACTGCATCAAGAAACACTGGTGCTTTCCTCTGTCAGGCTGAAAACGATCTGGGAACTGGACGGTCCAACAAGACAAACATAGATGTTCAAT ATGTACCCAAAGACACCAAAGTCTTGGTCAGTCCATCTGGTCCAGCTCAAGAGGGCACTAATGTGGTTCTGAAATGCAGTAGTGATGCCAACCCAGCAGTACAGATCTACACATGGTACAGAGCTGATCCACAACATGAGACTCTAATCCACACCGGACCTGATTTAACCATTACTGCATCAAGAAACACTGGTGCTTTCCTCTGTCAGGCTCAAAGTGATCTTGGAACTGGACGGTCCAACAAGACAAACATAGATGTTCAAT TTGCTCCACAGATCCTGTCCTCGTCCAACTGCACCAAAGCTGCAGCCACAGTCAGCTGTTCCTGTTCCACTGTGGGAAACCCTTCTCCCAGATTACAGTGGTATTTGGACGGACTATCTGTGACTCACTCGGACAAGGTAGACATCAGCAGTGAGTCTCTGAACGGCACAGGTCTAAGGAGCACCATCACCGTAAACCTCCCACAGGAGTTGGATCTGTCCACTCTGTTCTGCCACAGCAGCAACTCTGTGGGTTCCACCGTTCGCCAGCTCAATGTCAACTCTTTTGAGCAACAAACCTATTCAAGGTTTGGTCAAG GTCTTTTTCCAGTCATTTTGGCTGTTGCTGTTGTATCTCTCAGTATGAATGTCTTCTACACAATCTACATGATTTCTCTTCG CAGGAAATCAAAACAGAATGTGATGCCGAGTGAAGAGGACACGACGTACATGTCATTAGACAGAAGAGACGTGTCTCCTGAATATGGGGTCATTGGACAACTTCCAACATGA
- the LOC115435895 gene encoding B-cell receptor CD22-like isoform X3 translates to MAGALNILLTICLLHGVLSADFQIFLPETIEAVAGSCVTIPCSFEIQDKYEKYLNDTCVAIWRKGNNWSSAQDVTSRFIIKATTGDLKNKICTSTMNNIQIADGGSYFFRVQCNNALKYTFYSSVNINVKADPPKPTLSPSELEVEEGASVSLQCSAPAPCPSLRPTVTWTPSLGTSQETLMDNQDKTKVIKSVLNFTASHLHHGQRFSCTAVYRREDNRNVSSVSQRLSAHVKYRPEDTKVSVSPSGPVQEGTNVVLKCSSDANPAVQIYTWYRADPQHETLIHTGPDLTITASRNTGAFLCQAENDLGTGRSNKTNIDVQYVPKDTTVLVSPSGPVQEGTNVVLKCSSDANPAVQNYTWYRADPQHETLIHTGPDLTITASRNTGAFLCHAENDLGTGWSNKTNIDVQFAPQILSSSNCTKAAATVSCSCSTVGNPSPRLQWYLDGLSVTHSDKVDISSESLNGTGLRSTITVNLPQELDLSTLFCHSSNSVGSTVRQLNVNSFEQQTYSRFGQGLFPVILAVAVVSLSMNVFYTIYMISLRRKSKQNVMPSEEDTTYMSLDRRDVSPEYGVIGQLPT, encoded by the exons ATGGCTGGAGCTCTGAATATCCTCCTCACTATCTGTCTGCTGCATG GTGTCTTAAGTGCAGACTTTCAGATCTTTTTGCCAGAGACAATAGAGGCTGTAGCTGGATCCTGTGTGACCATACCCTGTTCCTTTGAAATACAagacaaatatgaaaaatacttaAATGATACATGTGTAGCAATATGGAGAAAAGGAAACAATTGGAGTTCTGCACAAGATGTCACATCAAGATTTATCATAAAAGCAACAACAGGagacttaaaaaacaaaatctgcaCCTCAACTATGAATAATATACAAATTGCAGATggtggttcatattttttcagagtACAATGCAACAATgcactgaaatatactttttattcAAGTGTGAATATTAATGTCAAAG CTGATCCTCCTAAACCGACTCTGTCTCCGTCTGaactggaggtggaggagggggcctCAGTGAGTCTGCAGTGCTCTGCTCCAGCTCCCTGTCCATCTCTTCGTCCGACTGTGACGTGGACCCCCAGTCTGGGAACCAGTCAGGAGACACTGATGGACAATCAGGACAAAACTAAAGTCATAAAGTCTGTTCTGAATTTTACTGCCTCTCACCTCCACCACGGACAGAGGTTCTCCTGCACTGCTGTCTACAGGAGAGAAGACAACAGGAATGTGTCGTCTGTTAGCCAAAGACTATCAGCTCATGTTAAAT ACCGACCCGAAGACACCAAAGTCTCGGTCAGTCCATCTGGTCCAGTTCAAGAGGGCACTAATGTGGTTCTGAAATGCAGTAGTGATGCCAACCCAGCAGTACAGATCTACACATGGTACAGAGCTGATCCACAACATGAGACTCTAATCCACACCGGACCTGATTTAACCATTACTGCATCAAGAAACACTGGTGCTTTCCTCTGTCAGGCTGAAAACGATCTGGGAACTGGACGGTCCAACAAGACAAACATAGATGTTCAAT ATGTACCCAAAGACACCACAGTCTTGGTCAGTCCATCTGGTCCAGTTCAAGAGGGCACTAATGTGGTTCTGAAATGCAGTAGTGATGCCAACCCAGCAGTACAGAACTACACATGGTACAGAGCTGATCCACAACATGAGACTCTAATCCACACCGGACCTGATTTAACCATTACTGCATCAAGAAACACTGGCGCTTTCCTCTGTCACGCTGAAAACGATCTGGGAACTGGATGGTCCAACAAGACAAACATAGATGTTCAAT TTGCTCCACAGATCCTGTCCTCGTCCAACTGCACCAAAGCTGCAGCCACAGTCAGCTGTTCCTGTTCCACTGTGGGAAACCCTTCTCCCAGATTACAGTGGTATTTGGACGGACTATCTGTGACTCACTCGGACAAGGTAGACATCAGCAGTGAGTCTCTGAACGGCACAGGTCTAAGGAGCACCATCACCGTAAACCTCCCACAGGAGTTGGATCTGTCCACTCTGTTCTGCCACAGCAGCAACTCTGTGGGTTCCACCGTTCGCCAGCTCAATGTCAACTCTTTTGAGCAACAAACCTATTCAAGGTTTGGTCAAG GTCTTTTTCCAGTCATTTTGGCTGTTGCTGTTGTATCTCTCAGTATGAATGTCTTCTACACAATCTACATGATTTCTCTTCG CAGGAAATCAAAACAGAATGTGATGCCGAGTGAAGAGGACACGACGTACATGTCATTAGACAGAAGAGACGTGTCTCCTGAATATGGGGTCATTGGACAACTTCCAACATGA
- the LOC115435895 gene encoding myelin-associated glycoprotein-like isoform X1 yields MAGALNILLTICLLHGVLSADFQIFLPETIEAVAGSCVTIPCSFEIQDKYEKYLNDTCVAIWRKGNNWSSAQDVTSRFIIKATTGDLKNKICTSTMNNIQIADGGSYFFRVQCNNALKYTFYSSVNINVKADPPKPTLSPSELEVEEGASVSLQCSAPAPCPSLRPTVTWTPSLGTSQETLMDNQDKTKVIKSVLNFTASHLHHGQRFSCTAVYRREDNRNVSSVSQRLSAHVKYRPEDTKVSVSPSGPVQEGTNVVLKCSSDANPAVQIYTWYRADPQHETLIHTGPDLTITASRNTGAFLCQAENDLGTGRSNKTNIDVQYVPKDTKVLVSPSGPAQEGTNVVLKCSSDANPAVQIYTWYRADPQHETLIHTGPDLTITASRNTGAFLCQAQSDLGTGRSNKTNIDVQYVPKDTTVLVSPSGPVQEGTNVVLKCSSDANPAVQNYTWYRADPQHETLIHTGPDLTITASRNTGAFLCHAENDLGTGWSNKTNIDVQFAPQILSSSNCTKAAATVSCSCSTVGNPSPRLQWYLDGLSVTHSDKVDISSESLNGTGLRSTITVNLPQELDLSTLFCHSSNSVGSTVRQLNVNSFEQQTYSRFGQGLFPVILAVAVVSLSMNVFYTIYMISLRRKSKQNVMPSEEDTTYMSLDRRDVSPEYGVIGQLPT; encoded by the exons ATGGCTGGAGCTCTGAATATCCTCCTCACTATCTGTCTGCTGCATG GTGTCTTAAGTGCAGACTTTCAGATCTTTTTGCCAGAGACAATAGAGGCTGTAGCTGGATCCTGTGTGACCATACCCTGTTCCTTTGAAATACAagacaaatatgaaaaatacttaAATGATACATGTGTAGCAATATGGAGAAAAGGAAACAATTGGAGTTCTGCACAAGATGTCACATCAAGATTTATCATAAAAGCAACAACAGGagacttaaaaaacaaaatctgcaCCTCAACTATGAATAATATACAAATTGCAGATggtggttcatattttttcagagtACAATGCAACAATgcactgaaatatactttttattcAAGTGTGAATATTAATGTCAAAG CTGATCCTCCTAAACCGACTCTGTCTCCGTCTGaactggaggtggaggagggggcctCAGTGAGTCTGCAGTGCTCTGCTCCAGCTCCCTGTCCATCTCTTCGTCCGACTGTGACGTGGACCCCCAGTCTGGGAACCAGTCAGGAGACACTGATGGACAATCAGGACAAAACTAAAGTCATAAAGTCTGTTCTGAATTTTACTGCCTCTCACCTCCACCACGGACAGAGGTTCTCCTGCACTGCTGTCTACAGGAGAGAAGACAACAGGAATGTGTCGTCTGTTAGCCAAAGACTATCAGCTCATGTTAAAT ACCGACCCGAAGACACCAAAGTCTCGGTCAGTCCATCTGGTCCAGTTCAAGAGGGCACTAATGTGGTTCTGAAATGCAGTAGTGATGCCAACCCAGCAGTACAGATCTACACATGGTACAGAGCTGATCCACAACATGAGACTCTAATCCACACCGGACCTGATTTAACCATTACTGCATCAAGAAACACTGGTGCTTTCCTCTGTCAGGCTGAAAACGATCTGGGAACTGGACGGTCCAACAAGACAAACATAGATGTTCAAT ATGTACCCAAAGACACCAAAGTCTTGGTCAGTCCATCTGGTCCAGCTCAAGAGGGCACTAATGTGGTTCTGAAATGCAGTAGTGATGCCAACCCAGCAGTACAGATCTACACATGGTACAGAGCTGATCCACAACATGAGACTCTAATCCACACCGGACCTGATTTAACCATTACTGCATCAAGAAACACTGGTGCTTTCCTCTGTCAGGCTCAAAGTGATCTTGGAACTGGACGGTCCAACAAGACAAACATAGATGTTCAAT ATGTACCCAAAGACACCACAGTCTTGGTCAGTCCATCTGGTCCAGTTCAAGAGGGCACTAATGTGGTTCTGAAATGCAGTAGTGATGCCAACCCAGCAGTACAGAACTACACATGGTACAGAGCTGATCCACAACATGAGACTCTAATCCACACCGGACCTGATTTAACCATTACTGCATCAAGAAACACTGGCGCTTTCCTCTGTCACGCTGAAAACGATCTGGGAACTGGATGGTCCAACAAGACAAACATAGATGTTCAAT TTGCTCCACAGATCCTGTCCTCGTCCAACTGCACCAAAGCTGCAGCCACAGTCAGCTGTTCCTGTTCCACTGTGGGAAACCCTTCTCCCAGATTACAGTGGTATTTGGACGGACTATCTGTGACTCACTCGGACAAGGTAGACATCAGCAGTGAGTCTCTGAACGGCACAGGTCTAAGGAGCACCATCACCGTAAACCTCCCACAGGAGTTGGATCTGTCCACTCTGTTCTGCCACAGCAGCAACTCTGTGGGTTCCACCGTTCGCCAGCTCAATGTCAACTCTTTTGAGCAACAAACCTATTCAAGGTTTGGTCAAG GTCTTTTTCCAGTCATTTTGGCTGTTGCTGTTGTATCTCTCAGTATGAATGTCTTCTACACAATCTACATGATTTCTCTTCG CAGGAAATCAAAACAGAATGTGATGCCGAGTGAAGAGGACACGACGTACATGTCATTAGACAGAAGAGACGTGTCTCCTGAATATGGGGTCATTGGACAACTTCCAACATGA
- the LOC115435895 gene encoding myelin-associated glycoprotein-like isoform X2, protein MAGALNILLTICLLHGVLSADFQIFLPETIEAVAGSCVTIPCSFEIQDKYEKYLNDTCVAIWRKGNNWSSAQDVTSRFIIKATTGDLKNKICTSTMNNIQIADGGSYFFRVQCNNALKYTFYSSVNINVKADPPKPTLSPSELEVEEGASVSLQCSAPAPCPSLRPTVTWTPSLGTSQETLMDNQDKTKVIKSVLNFTASHLHHGQRFSCTAVYRREDNRNVSSVSQRLSAHVKYRPEDTKVSVSPSGPVQEGTNVVLKCSSDANPAVQIYTWYRADPQHETLIHTGPDLTITASRNTGAFLCQAENDLGTGRSNKTNIDVQYVPKDTKVLVSPSGPAQEGTNVVLKCSSDANPAVQIYTWYRADPQHETLIHTGPDLTITASRNTGAFLCQAQSDLGTGRSNKTNIDVQYVPKDTTVLVSPSGPVQEGTNVVLKCSSDANPAVQNYTWYRADPQHETLIHTGPDLTITASRNTGAFLCHAENDLGTGWSNKTNIDVQFAPQILSSSNCTKAAATVSCSCSTVGNPSPRLQWYLDGLSVTHSDKVDISSESLNGTGLRSTITVNLPQELDLSTLFCHSSNSVGSTVRQLNVNSFEQQTYSRFGQGLFPVILAVAVVSLSMNVFYTIYMISLRKSKQNVMPSEEDTTYMSLDRRDVSPEYGVIGQLPT, encoded by the exons ATGGCTGGAGCTCTGAATATCCTCCTCACTATCTGTCTGCTGCATG GTGTCTTAAGTGCAGACTTTCAGATCTTTTTGCCAGAGACAATAGAGGCTGTAGCTGGATCCTGTGTGACCATACCCTGTTCCTTTGAAATACAagacaaatatgaaaaatacttaAATGATACATGTGTAGCAATATGGAGAAAAGGAAACAATTGGAGTTCTGCACAAGATGTCACATCAAGATTTATCATAAAAGCAACAACAGGagacttaaaaaacaaaatctgcaCCTCAACTATGAATAATATACAAATTGCAGATggtggttcatattttttcagagtACAATGCAACAATgcactgaaatatactttttattcAAGTGTGAATATTAATGTCAAAG CTGATCCTCCTAAACCGACTCTGTCTCCGTCTGaactggaggtggaggagggggcctCAGTGAGTCTGCAGTGCTCTGCTCCAGCTCCCTGTCCATCTCTTCGTCCGACTGTGACGTGGACCCCCAGTCTGGGAACCAGTCAGGAGACACTGATGGACAATCAGGACAAAACTAAAGTCATAAAGTCTGTTCTGAATTTTACTGCCTCTCACCTCCACCACGGACAGAGGTTCTCCTGCACTGCTGTCTACAGGAGAGAAGACAACAGGAATGTGTCGTCTGTTAGCCAAAGACTATCAGCTCATGTTAAAT ACCGACCCGAAGACACCAAAGTCTCGGTCAGTCCATCTGGTCCAGTTCAAGAGGGCACTAATGTGGTTCTGAAATGCAGTAGTGATGCCAACCCAGCAGTACAGATCTACACATGGTACAGAGCTGATCCACAACATGAGACTCTAATCCACACCGGACCTGATTTAACCATTACTGCATCAAGAAACACTGGTGCTTTCCTCTGTCAGGCTGAAAACGATCTGGGAACTGGACGGTCCAACAAGACAAACATAGATGTTCAAT ATGTACCCAAAGACACCAAAGTCTTGGTCAGTCCATCTGGTCCAGCTCAAGAGGGCACTAATGTGGTTCTGAAATGCAGTAGTGATGCCAACCCAGCAGTACAGATCTACACATGGTACAGAGCTGATCCACAACATGAGACTCTAATCCACACCGGACCTGATTTAACCATTACTGCATCAAGAAACACTGGTGCTTTCCTCTGTCAGGCTCAAAGTGATCTTGGAACTGGACGGTCCAACAAGACAAACATAGATGTTCAAT ATGTACCCAAAGACACCACAGTCTTGGTCAGTCCATCTGGTCCAGTTCAAGAGGGCACTAATGTGGTTCTGAAATGCAGTAGTGATGCCAACCCAGCAGTACAGAACTACACATGGTACAGAGCTGATCCACAACATGAGACTCTAATCCACACCGGACCTGATTTAACCATTACTGCATCAAGAAACACTGGCGCTTTCCTCTGTCACGCTGAAAACGATCTGGGAACTGGATGGTCCAACAAGACAAACATAGATGTTCAAT TTGCTCCACAGATCCTGTCCTCGTCCAACTGCACCAAAGCTGCAGCCACAGTCAGCTGTTCCTGTTCCACTGTGGGAAACCCTTCTCCCAGATTACAGTGGTATTTGGACGGACTATCTGTGACTCACTCGGACAAGGTAGACATCAGCAGTGAGTCTCTGAACGGCACAGGTCTAAGGAGCACCATCACCGTAAACCTCCCACAGGAGTTGGATCTGTCCACTCTGTTCTGCCACAGCAGCAACTCTGTGGGTTCCACCGTTCGCCAGCTCAATGTCAACTCTTTTGAGCAACAAACCTATTCAAGGTTTGGTCAAG GTCTTTTTCCAGTCATTTTGGCTGTTGCTGTTGTATCTCTCAGTATGAATGTCTTCTACACAATCTACATGATTTCTCTTCG GAAATCAAAACAGAATGTGATGCCGAGTGAAGAGGACACGACGTACATGTCATTAGACAGAAGAGACGTGTCTCCTGAATATGGGGTCATTGGACAACTTCCAACATGA
- the LOC115435895 gene encoding myelin-associated glycoprotein-like isoform X5, translated as MAGALNILLTICLLHGVLSADFQIFLPETIEAVAGSCVTIPCSFEIQDKYEKYLNDTCVAIWRKGNNWSSAQDVTSRFIIKATTGDLKNKICTSTMNNIQIADGGSYFFRVQCNNALKYTFYSSVNINVKADPPKPTLSPSELEVEEGASVSLQCSAPAPCPSLRPTVTWTPSLGTSQETLMDNQDKTKVIKSVLNFTASHLHHGQRFSCTAVYRREDNRNVSSVSQRLSAHVKYRPEDTKVSVSPSGPVQEGTNVVLKCSSDANPAVQIYTWYRADPQHETLIHTGPDLTITASRNTGAFLCQAENDLGTGRSNKTNIDVQFAPQILSSSNCTKAAATVSCSCSTVGNPSPRLQWYLDGLSVTHSDKVDISSESLNGTGLRSTITVNLPQELDLSTLFCHSSNSVGSTVRQLNVNSFEQQTYSRFGQGLFPVILAVAVVSLSMNVFYTIYMISLRRKSKQNVMPSEEDTTYMSLDRRDVSPEYGVIGQLPT; from the exons ATGGCTGGAGCTCTGAATATCCTCCTCACTATCTGTCTGCTGCATG GTGTCTTAAGTGCAGACTTTCAGATCTTTTTGCCAGAGACAATAGAGGCTGTAGCTGGATCCTGTGTGACCATACCCTGTTCCTTTGAAATACAagacaaatatgaaaaatacttaAATGATACATGTGTAGCAATATGGAGAAAAGGAAACAATTGGAGTTCTGCACAAGATGTCACATCAAGATTTATCATAAAAGCAACAACAGGagacttaaaaaacaaaatctgcaCCTCAACTATGAATAATATACAAATTGCAGATggtggttcatattttttcagagtACAATGCAACAATgcactgaaatatactttttattcAAGTGTGAATATTAATGTCAAAG CTGATCCTCCTAAACCGACTCTGTCTCCGTCTGaactggaggtggaggagggggcctCAGTGAGTCTGCAGTGCTCTGCTCCAGCTCCCTGTCCATCTCTTCGTCCGACTGTGACGTGGACCCCCAGTCTGGGAACCAGTCAGGAGACACTGATGGACAATCAGGACAAAACTAAAGTCATAAAGTCTGTTCTGAATTTTACTGCCTCTCACCTCCACCACGGACAGAGGTTCTCCTGCACTGCTGTCTACAGGAGAGAAGACAACAGGAATGTGTCGTCTGTTAGCCAAAGACTATCAGCTCATGTTAAAT ACCGACCCGAAGACACCAAAGTCTCGGTCAGTCCATCTGGTCCAGTTCAAGAGGGCACTAATGTGGTTCTGAAATGCAGTAGTGATGCCAACCCAGCAGTACAGATCTACACATGGTACAGAGCTGATCCACAACATGAGACTCTAATCCACACCGGACCTGATTTAACCATTACTGCATCAAGAAACACTGGTGCTTTCCTCTGTCAGGCTGAAAACGATCTGGGAACTGGACGGTCCAACAAGACAAACATAGATGTTCAAT TTGCTCCACAGATCCTGTCCTCGTCCAACTGCACCAAAGCTGCAGCCACAGTCAGCTGTTCCTGTTCCACTGTGGGAAACCCTTCTCCCAGATTACAGTGGTATTTGGACGGACTATCTGTGACTCACTCGGACAAGGTAGACATCAGCAGTGAGTCTCTGAACGGCACAGGTCTAAGGAGCACCATCACCGTAAACCTCCCACAGGAGTTGGATCTGTCCACTCTGTTCTGCCACAGCAGCAACTCTGTGGGTTCCACCGTTCGCCAGCTCAATGTCAACTCTTTTGAGCAACAAACCTATTCAAGGTTTGGTCAAG GTCTTTTTCCAGTCATTTTGGCTGTTGCTGTTGTATCTCTCAGTATGAATGTCTTCTACACAATCTACATGATTTCTCTTCG CAGGAAATCAAAACAGAATGTGATGCCGAGTGAAGAGGACACGACGTACATGTCATTAGACAGAAGAGACGTGTCTCCTGAATATGGGGTCATTGGACAACTTCCAACATGA